The Candidatus Pantoea soli genome window below encodes:
- a CDS encoding MBL fold metallo-hydrolase produces MRIHHLNCGCMCPLGGALFDGFSRGPFAELVCHCLLLETDRHGLILVDTGLGVQDMRHPARRLSGFFRLLNNIRYREQLSALAQIQLLGFRAEDVRHIILTHLDFDHAGGISDFPGAKIHLLQQELDSVTRSREHHWLARQRFRPQQWTAHDGWRGYASSGEHWLGFDAVKAIDDLSDEILLIPLPGHTAGHAGVAIRHQGGWLLHGGDAWFYRGEMHHPERHCTPGLRAYQRLMCSDRAAWQTNQQRLRALSLAHPHDVQLFCSHDARELEKFRQHA; encoded by the coding sequence TGTGTCCGCTGGGCGGCGCCCTGTTTGACGGCTTCAGCCGCGGACCCTTTGCCGAGCTGGTGTGTCACTGCCTGCTGCTGGAGACCGATCGCCACGGTCTGATCCTGGTGGATACCGGCCTTGGCGTGCAGGATATGCGGCATCCTGCGCGCCGGCTTTCCGGTTTTTTCCGCCTGCTGAATAATATTCGCTACCGCGAACAGCTCTCTGCGCTGGCGCAGATTCAGCTGCTGGGTTTTCGCGCTGAAGATGTGCGCCACATCATTCTTACCCACCTCGATTTCGATCACGCCGGCGGCATCAGTGATTTTCCGGGCGCAAAAATTCATCTGCTGCAGCAGGAGCTGGATAGCGTGACCCGCAGCCGTGAACATCACTGGCTGGCGCGGCAGCGCTTTCGTCCGCAGCAGTGGACGGCGCACGACGGCTGGCGTGGTTATGCCAGCAGCGGGGAGCACTGGCTGGGCTTTGATGCGGTGAAGGCAATAGACGATCTCAGTGACGAGATACTGCTGATCCCGCTGCCGGGGCACACCGCAGGTCACGCCGGGGTGGCGATTCGTCATCAGGGCGGCTGGCTGCTGCACGGCGGCGATGCCTGGTTCTATCGCGGTGAAATGCATCACCCGGAACGCCACTGTACGCCGGGCCTGCGCGCCTATCAGCGCCTGATGTGCAGCGATCGCGCCGCCTGGCAGACTAACCAGCAGCGGCTGCGGGCGCTATCGCTGGCGCACCCGCATGACGTGCAGCTGTTTTGCAGCCATGATGCGCGCGAGCTGGAAAAATTTCGCCAGCACGCGTAG
- a CDS encoding DUF2231 domain-containing protein has protein sequence MYHTSGRAVVGVTLFTLLEPLPLGFFVAAWLFDIIYMQTFIVMWTKAASWLIVLGLLLAIIPRIISLIYLFRGARPAEKTHFWLALIATGVAIVNAFIHSRDAYAVVPMGVTLSTIVVLLLLAANLQLALRERHLQGARP, from the coding sequence ATGTACCATACCTCAGGAAGGGCGGTAGTCGGCGTGACGCTGTTTACGCTGCTAGAGCCGCTGCCGCTGGGCTTTTTTGTGGCCGCCTGGCTGTTCGACATTATCTATATGCAAACCTTTATCGTCATGTGGACCAAAGCCGCCAGCTGGCTGATTGTGCTGGGTCTGCTGCTGGCGATTATTCCGCGCATTATCAGCCTGATTTATCTGTTCCGCGGCGCCAGGCCGGCTGAGAAAACCCATTTCTGGCTTGCGCTGATCGCCACCGGCGTGGCGATCGTCAACGCCTTTATCCATAGCCGCGACGCCTATGCGGTGGTGCCGATGGGCGTGACGCTCTCAACCATCGTGGTGCTGCTGCTGTTGGCCGCCAATCTTCAGCTGGCGCTGCGGGAACGTCACTTGCAGGGAGCACGCCCATGA
- a CDS encoding PQQ-dependent sugar dehydrogenase — translation MKRHLIGALSLATLLSACDNGATLDPQRQTGPNPELPQAQNFFMPPMQVPEGTPWKAGETPKVAEGLKIEKIAANLMHPRQLYVLPNGDVLVAEANGVKNPVTAPKELIMSLVQKSSGKGGKGGNRITLLRNVDGKWEQHTFIENLNAPFGMQLIGNTLYVANADSLVKFPYQTGETAIRTPPQEVTELPGRDLNHHWTKSLLASPDGSKLYVGVGSNSNITENGMGEEMGRAAVWEVDTATGASRIYASGIRNPTGLQWEPQSGKLWAVANERDEIGSDLVPDYLTSVQENGFYGWPYSYFGQHVDTRAQPQRPDLVAKAIKPDYALSSHVAPLGLLFYTADAMPQYRGGAFISEHGSWNRTPLNGYKVVWVKFENGKPVGQPQPVVTGFLTDDQKQVRGLPVGLATDKQGGVLIADDAGNAIWRVTAAR, via the coding sequence ATGAAACGTCATCTGATCGGTGCCCTGAGCCTGGCCACGCTGCTGAGCGCCTGCGATAACGGCGCTACGCTCGATCCGCAGCGCCAGACCGGGCCGAATCCGGAATTGCCTCAGGCACAGAATTTCTTTATGCCGCCCATGCAGGTGCCGGAAGGCACGCCGTGGAAAGCCGGTGAAACGCCTAAGGTGGCAGAGGGCCTGAAGATTGAGAAGATCGCGGCAAACCTGATGCATCCGCGTCAGCTCTATGTGTTGCCAAACGGCGATGTACTGGTGGCCGAAGCCAACGGCGTGAAAAACCCGGTGACGGCACCCAAAGAGCTGATCATGAGCCTGGTGCAGAAGTCCTCCGGCAAAGGCGGCAAGGGCGGTAACCGTATTACGCTGCTGCGCAACGTCGACGGCAAGTGGGAGCAGCACACCTTTATTGAAAACCTCAATGCGCCGTTTGGTATGCAGCTGATAGGCAATACACTGTACGTTGCCAATGCCGACAGCCTGGTGAAATTCCCCTATCAGACCGGCGAAACGGCGATTCGCACACCGCCGCAGGAGGTCACGGAATTGCCGGGCCGCGATCTGAATCACCACTGGACCAAATCGCTGCTTGCCAGCCCGGATGGCAGCAAGCTCTACGTGGGGGTCGGTTCCAACAGTAACATCACGGAAAACGGCATGGGTGAAGAGATGGGCCGCGCGGCGGTGTGGGAAGTGGACACCGCCACCGGAGCCAGCCGCATCTATGCCAGCGGCATCCGTAACCCGACCGGGCTGCAGTGGGAACCGCAAAGCGGCAAGCTGTGGGCGGTGGCCAACGAACGCGATGAGATTGGCTCCGATCTGGTGCCGGATTATCTGACGTCGGTGCAGGAGAATGGCTTCTACGGCTGGCCCTACAGCTATTTTGGTCAGCACGTTGATACGCGGGCGCAGCCGCAGCGGCCCGATCTGGTGGCGAAAGCCATCAAGCCGGACTACGCGCTGAGCTCGCACGTGGCGCCGCTGGGGCTGCTGTTCTACACGGCGGATGCGATGCCGCAGTACCGCGGCGGGGCGTTTATCAGCGAACACGGCAGCTGGAACCGGACGCCGCTCAACGGTTATAAAGTGGTCTGGGTGAAATTTGAAAACGGTAAGCCGGTGGGGCAACCACAGCCGGTGGTGACCGGATTCCTGACCGACGATCAGAAACAGGTGCGTGGGTTGCCGGTCGGGCTGGCAACGGATAAGCAGGGCGGCGTGTTGATTGCCGATGATGCGGGTAACGCTATCTGGCGCGTTACAGCAGCGCGCTGA